One genomic window of Cannabis sativa cultivar Pink pepper isolate KNU-18-1 chromosome 2, ASM2916894v1, whole genome shotgun sequence includes the following:
- the LOC115719704 gene encoding uncharacterized protein LOC115719704 isoform X2, with product MEDSSSMLSHISILKDMLDQITREIESEIVKCSESEKAMAARESDLTKTLYVSQFQITSLNALAHSSRNSLESLEKQLSSLRMKRDNTLQRISDKQDEFVKKCIEFQSDVGKNDDLRTLLLEKEFIENEVCRLDKKNSMLKNSMQAFVEEILEDLHNCNCALQVEIEKGSQENQKLVKEIDNLKTTLLSNIIIEDD from the exons ATGGAGGACTCGAGTTCAATGCTCAGCCATATCTCTATTCTCAAGGACATGCTCGATCAA ATAACTCGTGAGATCGAATCTGAGATCGTCAAATGCTCGGAATCCGAAAAAGCTATGGCTGCCAGAGAATCCGATCTCACCAAAACGCTTTACGTTTCTCAGTTTCAGATCACCAGCTTGAATGCTCTCGCTC ATAGTTCAAGAAACTCTTTGGAATCTTTGGAGAAGCAATTGAGTAGTTTGAGAATGAAGCGAGATAACACGCTGCAGAGAATCAGTGATAAGCA AGATGAGTTTGTAAAGAAGTGCATAGAGTTTCAGAGTGATGTTGGGAAGAATGATGATCTGAGGACTTTGCTTTTGGAGAAAGAGTTTATTGAGAATGAAGTTTGCAGATTGGATAAGAAGAATAGTATGTTAAAGAATTCAATGCAGGCATTTGTGGAAGAAATTCTTGAAGATCTTCATAATTGCAATTGTG CTTTACAAGTTGAGATAGAGAAAGGAAGTCAGGAAAATCAGAAATTGGTCAAAGAAATTGATAACTTGAAAACTACCTTGCTTTCTAATATCATAATTGAGGATGATTAG
- the LOC115719704 gene encoding uncharacterized protein LOC115719704 isoform X1 yields MEDSSSMLSHISILKDMLDQINQEVEDNIQITREIESEIVKCSESEKAMAARESDLTKTLYVSQFQITSLNALAHSSRNSLESLEKQLSSLRMKRDNTLQRISDKQDEFVKKCIEFQSDVGKNDDLRTLLLEKEFIENEVCRLDKKNSMLKNSMQAFVEEILEDLHNCNCALQVEIEKGSQENQKLVKEIDNLKTTLLSNIIIEDD; encoded by the exons ATGGAGGACTCGAGTTCAATGCTCAGCCATATCTCTATTCTCAAGGACATGCTCGATCAA ATCAATCAAGAAGTTGAGGACAATATCCAGATAACTCGTGAGATCGAATCTGAGATCGTCAAATGCTCGGAATCCGAAAAAGCTATGGCTGCCAGAGAATCCGATCTCACCAAAACGCTTTACGTTTCTCAGTTTCAGATCACCAGCTTGAATGCTCTCGCTC ATAGTTCAAGAAACTCTTTGGAATCTTTGGAGAAGCAATTGAGTAGTTTGAGAATGAAGCGAGATAACACGCTGCAGAGAATCAGTGATAAGCA AGATGAGTTTGTAAAGAAGTGCATAGAGTTTCAGAGTGATGTTGGGAAGAATGATGATCTGAGGACTTTGCTTTTGGAGAAAGAGTTTATTGAGAATGAAGTTTGCAGATTGGATAAGAAGAATAGTATGTTAAAGAATTCAATGCAGGCATTTGTGGAAGAAATTCTTGAAGATCTTCATAATTGCAATTGTG CTTTACAAGTTGAGATAGAGAAAGGAAGTCAGGAAAATCAGAAATTGGTCAAAGAAATTGATAACTTGAAAACTACCTTGCTTTCTAATATCATAATTGAGGATGATTAG
- the LOC115719703 gene encoding uncharacterized protein LOC115719703 isoform X2: MEGDEEQHCSPNFIEPYNNPKKRKSITSTMVVQDKSPFSLSKGAILSLTKPSYVLGLGSKTLRKDNRSRLSYLFTKLMSYHQWSEATGVLSVLLKGTCKDRSMPNNRLKYTALMEIVELLGTDSNNGTRLKNIYDIWIRKTTTLKGKPVENRYLVHIEFIVFCLTQGNIEDAYQAALWLMQENDFGTEPVSNMIVGLTFYQLWYSTIPKEMLLTDSDQVYSPGHTNKLSFTEGWDKADSIQACTEFQCDSNSSINNDQRTHIDLDKGLQIENSVGVHSVQIETLPQNFQSQGFYANSADNTGSGALEPGHSNQMTSTFSDLGLNSVLLPVKLFNENGVHTEMLNDYYKEAVNCLRRALCSTPPVLAALLPLIQLLLVGGQVDEALNELNKFCCNSNSTLPMRLRATLLEHFEYNNINISSHFEDILNKDPTCCDSLAKLVVMHRNGEYSSESLLEVIASHLDATYADHNTWRDFASCFLKLSQYEEDQMSVCLNENDGGVKQRYSVSLNKTPNLFRESKSRKNWRLRCRWWMTRHFSSNMLASEIAAGDLELITYKAASASHMFGPKFAYVTKAYSCLEEKNEIDFLGTLKLHISKSVGVYSSFEQNNKR; this comes from the exons atGGAAGGAGATGAGGAACAACATTGTAGCCCTAACTTTATTGAACCATACAATAACCCCAAGAAGAGAAAGTCTATTACTTCAACAATGGTGGTACAGGACAAATCCCCTTTTAGTCTTTCTAAAGGAGCTATTTTGTCTCTTACTAAACCCTCATATGTTCTTGGTTTGGGTTCCAAGACTTTGAGGAAAGACAACAGGAGTAGGTTGAGTTATCTTTTTACTAAGCTTATGAGTTACCATCAATGGAGTGAAGCTACTGGTGTTCTTAGTGTTTTGTTGAAAGGGACTTGCAAAGATAGGTCTATGCCCAATAATCGCTTGAAGTACACT GCGTTAATGGAGATTGTTGAACTTTTAGGAACTGATTCTAATAATGGGACAAGGCTCAAGAACATTTATGACATTTGGATAAGAAAAACCACCACCTTGAAAGGAAAGCCAGTTGAA AATCGATACTTGGTTCATATAGAGTTCATCGTTTTTTGTCTTACACAAGGGAATATTGAAGATGCTTACCAGGCTGCTTTATG GCTCATGCAAGAAAATGATTTTGGTACAGAGCCAGTTTCAAATATGATTGTAGGATTGACATTCTACCAGTTATGGTACTCTACTATTCCAAAGGAAATGTTGTTGACAGATTCTGACCAGGTTTATTCCCCCGGGCATACGAATAAACTTTCTTTCACAGAAGGGTGGGATAAAGCTGATTCTATTCAAGCCTGTACAGAATTTCAATGTGATTCGAACTCCTCTATCAACAATGATCAAAGAACACATATTGATTTGGATAAGGGCTTACAGATCGAAAACTCTGTTGGAGTCCATAGTGTTCAGATAGAAACTCTCCCACAGAACTTTCAGTCCCAGGGCTTCTATGCAAATTCGGCTGATAATACAGGAAGTGGAGCTTTAGAACCTGGTCATAGCAATCAGATGACTTCCACTTTCTCTGATCTTG GCTTGAATTCAGTATTGTTACCTGTAAAGTTGTTTAATGAGAATGGCGTGCATACGGAAATGCTTAATGACTACTACAAGGAGGCAGTGAATTGCTTAAGACGTGCTCTTTGCTCAACTCCACCAGTATTGGCGGCCTTACTTCCCTTAATACAG CTATTACTGGTTGGAGGTCAAGTTGATGAGGCCTTAAATGAGCTCAACAAATTCTGCTGTAATTCAAACTCAACACTTCCAATGCG ATTAAGAGCTACCCTCCTGGAGCATTTTGAgtataacaacataaatattTCTTCCCATTTCGAAGACATATTAAATAAGGATCCTACTTGTTGTGATTCACTGGCGAAGCTTGTTGTCATGCATCGAAATG GGGAGTATAGTTCTGAATCTTTGTTGGAGGTGATAGCTTCTCATCTCGATGCTACATATGCAGACCACAACACATGGAGAGATTTCGCTTCATGTTTCTTGAAACTTTCACAATACGAAGAAGACCAGATGTCAGTGTGTCTTAATGAAAACGATGGCGGGGTTAAACAACGTTATTCAGTTTCCTTAAATAAGACTCCGAATTTATTTAGGGAGTCTAAATCTCGTAAGAATTGGAGGCTTCGATGCAGATGGTGGATGACACGTCACTTTAGCTCAAATATGCTTGCATCAGAGATTGCAGCAG GTGATTTGGAGCTCATAACTTATAAAGCAGCAAGTGCTTCTCACATGTTTGGACCCAAGTTTGCTTATGTAACAAAGGCATATTCTTGTTTGGAGGAGAAAAATGAAATAGACTTTCTCGGTACACTGAAACTTCACATTAGTAAGTCTGTTGGGGTCTATTCAAGCTTTGAACAGAATAATAAACGATAA
- the LOC115719703 gene encoding uncharacterized protein LOC115719703 isoform X1: MEGDEEQHCSPNFIEPYNNPKKRKSITSTMVVQDKSPFSLSKGAILSLTKPSYVLGLGSKTLRKDNRSRLSYLFTKLMSYHQWSEATGVLSVLLKGTCKDRSMPNNRLKYTALMEIVELLGTDSNNGTRLKNIYDIWIRKTTTLKGKPVENRYLVHIEFIVFCLTQGNIEDAYQAALWLMQENDFGTEPVSNMIVGLTFYQLWYSTIPKEMLLTDSDQVYSPGHTNKLSFTEGWDKADSIQACTEFQCDSNSSINNDQRTHIDLDKGLQIENSVGVHSVQIETLPQNFQSQGFYANSADNTGSGALEPGHSNQMTSTFSDLEGLNSVLLPVKLFNENGVHTEMLNDYYKEAVNCLRRALCSTPPVLAALLPLIQLLLVGGQVDEALNELNKFCCNSNSTLPMRLRATLLEHFEYNNINISSHFEDILNKDPTCCDSLAKLVVMHRNGEYSSESLLEVIASHLDATYADHNTWRDFASCFLKLSQYEEDQMSVCLNENDGGVKQRYSVSLNKTPNLFRESKSRKNWRLRCRWWMTRHFSSNMLASEIAAGDLELITYKAASASHMFGPKFAYVTKAYSCLEEKNEIDFLGTLKLHISKSVGVYSSFEQNNKR, encoded by the exons atGGAAGGAGATGAGGAACAACATTGTAGCCCTAACTTTATTGAACCATACAATAACCCCAAGAAGAGAAAGTCTATTACTTCAACAATGGTGGTACAGGACAAATCCCCTTTTAGTCTTTCTAAAGGAGCTATTTTGTCTCTTACTAAACCCTCATATGTTCTTGGTTTGGGTTCCAAGACTTTGAGGAAAGACAACAGGAGTAGGTTGAGTTATCTTTTTACTAAGCTTATGAGTTACCATCAATGGAGTGAAGCTACTGGTGTTCTTAGTGTTTTGTTGAAAGGGACTTGCAAAGATAGGTCTATGCCCAATAATCGCTTGAAGTACACT GCGTTAATGGAGATTGTTGAACTTTTAGGAACTGATTCTAATAATGGGACAAGGCTCAAGAACATTTATGACATTTGGATAAGAAAAACCACCACCTTGAAAGGAAAGCCAGTTGAA AATCGATACTTGGTTCATATAGAGTTCATCGTTTTTTGTCTTACACAAGGGAATATTGAAGATGCTTACCAGGCTGCTTTATG GCTCATGCAAGAAAATGATTTTGGTACAGAGCCAGTTTCAAATATGATTGTAGGATTGACATTCTACCAGTTATGGTACTCTACTATTCCAAAGGAAATGTTGTTGACAGATTCTGACCAGGTTTATTCCCCCGGGCATACGAATAAACTTTCTTTCACAGAAGGGTGGGATAAAGCTGATTCTATTCAAGCCTGTACAGAATTTCAATGTGATTCGAACTCCTCTATCAACAATGATCAAAGAACACATATTGATTTGGATAAGGGCTTACAGATCGAAAACTCTGTTGGAGTCCATAGTGTTCAGATAGAAACTCTCCCACAGAACTTTCAGTCCCAGGGCTTCTATGCAAATTCGGCTGATAATACAGGAAGTGGAGCTTTAGAACCTGGTCATAGCAATCAGATGACTTCCACTTTCTCTGATCTTG aAGGCTTGAATTCAGTATTGTTACCTGTAAAGTTGTTTAATGAGAATGGCGTGCATACGGAAATGCTTAATGACTACTACAAGGAGGCAGTGAATTGCTTAAGACGTGCTCTTTGCTCAACTCCACCAGTATTGGCGGCCTTACTTCCCTTAATACAG CTATTACTGGTTGGAGGTCAAGTTGATGAGGCCTTAAATGAGCTCAACAAATTCTGCTGTAATTCAAACTCAACACTTCCAATGCG ATTAAGAGCTACCCTCCTGGAGCATTTTGAgtataacaacataaatattTCTTCCCATTTCGAAGACATATTAAATAAGGATCCTACTTGTTGTGATTCACTGGCGAAGCTTGTTGTCATGCATCGAAATG GGGAGTATAGTTCTGAATCTTTGTTGGAGGTGATAGCTTCTCATCTCGATGCTACATATGCAGACCACAACACATGGAGAGATTTCGCTTCATGTTTCTTGAAACTTTCACAATACGAAGAAGACCAGATGTCAGTGTGTCTTAATGAAAACGATGGCGGGGTTAAACAACGTTATTCAGTTTCCTTAAATAAGACTCCGAATTTATTTAGGGAGTCTAAATCTCGTAAGAATTGGAGGCTTCGATGCAGATGGTGGATGACACGTCACTTTAGCTCAAATATGCTTGCATCAGAGATTGCAGCAG GTGATTTGGAGCTCATAACTTATAAAGCAGCAAGTGCTTCTCACATGTTTGGACCCAAGTTTGCTTATGTAACAAAGGCATATTCTTGTTTGGAGGAGAAAAATGAAATAGACTTTCTCGGTACACTGAAACTTCACATTAGTAAGTCTGTTGGGGTCTATTCAAGCTTTGAACAGAATAATAAACGATAA